The Candidatus Poribacteria bacterium genome segment TGAACAAACCGGCAGGTATGACTGTCCATCCCGCCGGTGAGGCTCAATCCGGCACGCTGGTCAATGCGTTGCTCCATCACTGTGAAACCCTCCCCGGCATCGGCGGCGTTCAACGCCCCGGCATCGTGCATCGTCTCGACAAAGATACCTCCGGCGTGATTGTTGTCGCTAAGACAGATCACGCACATCGGCACCTTTCAGCGCAGTTTGAGGCACACACCACCACACGTCATTACTACGCTGTTGTTTGCGGTGTACCTCCTAACGAAACGGGAACCGTCAATGCCCGCATCATCCGGAGTCCGCGAGACAGACGGAAGATGACAGTCACAGGGATCGGTGGCCGTCAAGCAGTCACTCATTATTACCTCCTTGAACGGTATGACCGGCTCTCCTTCCTCAAGCTGACATTAGAAACGGGACGCATCCATCAGATCCGTGTCCATCTCAGTCATATCGGCCACCCTGTGGCCGGCGATCACGTCTATGGAGGCGGGTATGCCCGCGCCATCCATGATGCCCCTTCCGCTGCTGTTAAAGAAGCACTTGTGGCACTTAACCGCCAAGCACTGCACGCCCATACGCTTGGATTCATCCATCCGGAGACGGAGGAACGACTGACTTTTTCCGCTCCAATGCCCAACGATATGTGGTGGTTGGTGGAAGAATTGAGGCGGGTGGAAGAATAGAGACTTCTATAGTTGACCTGATCCCTTGTATGTGTTACACTCTGCTGACAAATTCAAATTCGGAGGAAGTATTATGAAATGGTCGCTGAACACATATCAGACCTGTCAAGATTGGGAACTGAGCAAAATACTCAAAATCGCTGAAGCCACAGGGTATCACGGCGTTGAGTTATTGATGGACTATGAGCAGAAACACGGCTTCGAGTGGGACACACCCGAAGACCAATGGGGAAGGCTCAAAGATGAAGTCGATGCCAGCGAGGTGGTGATTTCATCGTTGACGAGTTGCCAGAATTTCCACTCACCAGATGCTGATGATCGTGTCGAAAGCGTACGCCGCATCAGGCGCGTTATTGAGATGTCGGACTTCATGGGTTGTGACCACGTCCGCGTTCTCGGTGACCGATTCGACGATAACACCCGCGATGCCGTTGTCGGGTATGTCACCGATGCACTGAAGGCACTTGGGGAGTATGCCCAACCGAAGGGCATTACAGTATCCATCGAAATGCACGGATCTTTCATAGATCCCGTCCCAGCGATGGAGGTCATCGAAGGTGTAAATCTGCCTAACGTCGGGTTCGTATTCAACTGCCAGTTCTTCGGTTGCGAGGCGGGAAGCATT includes the following:
- a CDS encoding RluA family pseudouridine synthase encodes the protein MPKSQVFDFAPFGEGASNRDLAPTDVRLDRFVEAQLPEQIETEVEMTPLFSLSRTYIQKLIREGAITVNGKPSKPGYKLRTGDRVSLTLPAPRPLQTIEPEPIPLDILHEDSALIIVNKPAGMTVHPAGEAQSGTLVNALLHHCETLPGIGGVQRPGIVHRLDKDTSGVIVVAKTDHAHRHLSAQFEAHTTTRHYYAVVCGVPPNETGTVNARIIRSPRDRRKMTVTGIGGRQAVTHYYLLERYDRLSFLKLTLETGRIHQIRVHLSHIGHPVAGDHVYGGGYARAIHDAPSAAVKEALVALNRQALHAHTLGFIHPETEERLTFSAPMPNDMWWLVEELRRVEE
- a CDS encoding sugar phosphate isomerase/epimerase, whose protein sequence is MKWSLNTYQTCQDWELSKILKIAEATGYHGVELLMDYEQKHGFEWDTPEDQWGRLKDEVDASEVVISSLTSCQNFHSPDADDRVESVRRIRRVIEMSDFMGCDHVRVLGDRFDDNTRDAVVGYVTDALKALGEYAQPKGITVSIEMHGSFIDPVPAMEVIEGVNLPNVGFVFNCQFFGCEAGSIEPLFSQVAPHITAVHTHAAEEPETFELYRQMFEWLKRIGFDGYISNECAYRGPDPEKVLALYIGLFKAFVGE